The Faecalibacter sp. LW9 genome has a segment encoding these proteins:
- a CDS encoding TolC family protein yields the protein MHSVQYLSFILLLTPISGFAQQLIDPQLRLPVEKAIESSYELKNKQLEVEKNNHQYNEVKGKKQPRLSATALSGYLNSNGIIDISTKSIDILSTELFSGNQRFNTSAGLFTVGVNATQIIFSGLQIPNALNAIQEKSTALDYLKEAEKEMITKDILQTFDQLMLLSKVEELISNSAKRLDKEHLKVQKAIQNGLAIPYDREKIKLAMLELEARQVDLNGNRQLLYKKLETLTHLSEQDLQQIQYELTPIDILASSYTLENKKELKALEHSVKAYEFLYQKEKGSHLPQVFAFANTNYTSIFGSRFKLKDVDTLGDVNLKMNQFSMFPNILIGIGAKWELLDGGQHKNKLAQAKTDILINENKLKDSQEKLNLLLSKNKIDYETSIEKLKVNNQQNTIATNNLEIASRQFQEGLIDVTERLAAENDYYKANLGYYAQILDQRSKTYELLQTSGELFNQLSN from the coding sequence ATGCATAGTGTACAATATTTATCTTTTATTCTGTTATTGACTCCTATTTCTGGATTTGCACAACAATTGATTGATCCGCAACTTCGATTACCTGTTGAAAAAGCGATTGAGTCGAGTTACGAATTAAAAAATAAACAACTCGAAGTCGAAAAAAACAATCACCAATATAACGAAGTAAAAGGAAAAAAACAACCAAGATTATCTGCAACTGCGCTGAGTGGTTATCTAAACTCGAACGGAATCATCGATATTTCAACCAAATCAATCGATATTTTGTCCACAGAATTGTTTTCGGGTAATCAAAGATTCAATACCTCAGCAGGATTATTTACTGTGGGAGTTAACGCTACTCAAATTATATTTTCGGGATTACAAATTCCAAATGCTTTGAATGCTATTCAGGAAAAAAGTACTGCTTTAGATTATTTGAAAGAAGCCGAAAAAGAAATGATTACAAAAGACATTTTACAAACCTTTGATCAATTGATGCTATTGAGCAAAGTAGAAGAATTAATTTCAAATTCTGCAAAACGCTTGGATAAAGAGCATCTTAAAGTACAGAAAGCAATTCAAAATGGTTTAGCTATTCCATACGATCGTGAAAAAATAAAATTAGCAATGCTAGAGTTAGAAGCGCGACAAGTAGATCTGAATGGTAATCGACAATTACTGTACAAAAAATTAGAAACGTTGACGCATCTGTCTGAACAAGATCTTCAACAAATTCAATACGAACTTACACCTATTGATATTCTTGCTTCAAGTTATACTTTAGAAAATAAAAAAGAATTAAAAGCACTTGAACACTCTGTTAAAGCTTACGAATTTTTATATCAAAAAGAAAAAGGTTCGCACTTACCACAAGTTTTTGCATTCGCGAATACCAATTATACGTCAATTTTTGGAAGTCGTTTCAAATTAAAAGATGTTGATACATTAGGTGATGTTAATTTGAAAATGAACCAATTTTCGATGTTTCCTAATATTTTAATTGGTATTGGCGCAAAGTGGGAATTGTTAGATGGAGGACAACATAAAAATAAATTAGCACAAGCGAAGACTGACATTTTAATAAATGAAAACAAGTTAAAAGATTCCCAAGAAAAACTGAATTTATTATTAAGTAAAAACAAAATTGATTACGAAACTTCTATTGAAAAATTGAAAGTAAATAATCAACAAAATACCATTGCAACAAATAATTTAGAAATCGCATCAAGACAATTTCAAGAAGGATTAATAGATGTAACCGAGCGTTTGGCTGCTGAAAATGATTATTACAAAGCCAATTTAGGTTATTATGCTCAAATCTTGGATCAACGCTCTAAAACCTACGAATTACTTCAAACTTCTGGAGAATTATTTAATCAATTATCAAATTAA
- a CDS encoding HlyD family secretion protein yields MKNTLYYIFALSGLILFTNCKSTDKENKKEEQTVFQGKIERDQISVVTKIPGKIDQILVNEGDEVKKGQTLFILQLPEVDAKKSQAKGAVNSAEAQYEMAKKGATDNQLKQLRAKVAGLKEQLDYAEKSNHRLKNMLRDSLVPQQNYDEIYAKYQGAKNQYLAAKAELADAENGARVEQQRMALGQKERALGALQEVDVAEAERFIKAPQDMTVETINLKVGELALAGYSIANGILEETTFFRFTIPENKIGQLQKNQIVNLKVPYKNNMVLKGKIVSIKVLNSYANISTAYPDIDQQQSQYEVKVVPVDYKQAAQLLTKANVVLDLNAK; encoded by the coding sequence ATGAAAAATACACTATACTATATTTTTGCTTTAAGCGGATTAATACTTTTTACAAATTGTAAATCAACTGACAAGGAAAATAAAAAAGAAGAGCAAACTGTTTTTCAAGGTAAAATTGAGCGCGATCAAATTAGCGTTGTAACAAAAATTCCAGGAAAAATAGATCAAATATTAGTTAACGAAGGTGATGAGGTAAAAAAAGGACAAACGCTTTTTATCTTACAATTACCAGAAGTTGATGCGAAGAAAAGTCAAGCAAAAGGTGCTGTAAATTCTGCCGAAGCTCAATACGAAATGGCTAAAAAAGGTGCTACAGATAATCAATTGAAACAATTGCGTGCAAAAGTTGCTGGCTTGAAAGAGCAATTAGATTATGCAGAAAAATCAAATCATAGACTAAAAAATATGCTTCGAGATAGTCTTGTTCCACAACAAAATTATGACGAAATTTATGCTAAATATCAAGGCGCTAAAAACCAATATTTAGCTGCAAAAGCAGAATTAGCTGATGCCGAAAATGGTGCGCGTGTAGAGCAACAACGAATGGCTTTGGGACAAAAAGAGCGTGCTTTGGGAGCTTTGCAAGAAGTAGATGTTGCTGAGGCGGAAAGATTCATCAAAGCACCACAAGATATGACGGTTGAAACAATTAATCTAAAAGTTGGAGAATTAGCTTTGGCTGGATATTCTATTGCAAACGGAATTTTGGAAGAAACTACATTTTTTAGATTTACAATTCCTGAGAATAAAATCGGACAATTACAAAAAAATCAAATCGTCAATTTAAAAGTTCCTTATAAAAATAATATGGTTTTGAAAGGTAAAATTGTTTCGATAAAAGTGCTTAATTCGTATGCTAATATTTCGACTGCTTATCCTGATATCGATCAACAACAATCGCAATATGAAGTGAAAGTTGTTCCTGTTGATTATAAACAAGCTGCTCAACTGTTGACAAAAGCAAATGTAGTTTTAGATCTTAACGCTAAATAA
- a CDS encoding ABC transporter permease has protein sequence MKTIFHLIIREFKLFFKNPVLPILFLGAPIMYGVLIGNVYKKGNVTDLPIIVVDEDQTTTSQKIIQMLDENESVKVAEVLPTTYDSKNKALAIGAEVVVVIPRNFQSDVQQKKLPEIAYFVDASNTLTSNTAAIAVTTVLSTMKAGISIETARKQGVPEYIAIQSYEPFKSTMIRQNIRSGNYLYFMLPGVLLTVLQQVLLLGLALSFASEFENRTFNELISKSSNPFTILFVKTFPYLFMSVFIYMLYYWFGMFYDMKLETEFWPFFTSSLAFILAVCFLGFLVSILLPSQLKATEVLMVVATPSFILSGFTWPLSQMPKWIQAIADCIPLTHYLKIFRILFIEKGDPALIQPHLNNLIVIGSICFVLSLAILIVKIRKAKQSMKQIETEKI, from the coding sequence ATGAAAACGATTTTTCATTTAATTATACGAGAATTCAAACTTTTCTTCAAGAATCCTGTTTTACCAATTTTATTCTTGGGTGCGCCTATTATGTATGGTGTTCTGATCGGAAATGTTTATAAAAAAGGGAATGTAACCGATTTACCAATTATTGTTGTAGATGAAGATCAGACGACGACAAGTCAGAAAATTATTCAGATGTTGGATGAAAATGAATCGGTTAAAGTTGCTGAAGTTTTACCTACAACATATGACTCTAAGAATAAAGCTTTAGCAATCGGAGCTGAAGTTGTGGTTGTTATTCCTCGAAACTTTCAATCTGATGTACAACAAAAAAAATTACCCGAAATCGCTTATTTTGTAGATGCTTCAAATACGTTAACATCCAACACAGCTGCTATTGCTGTAACAACAGTATTATCTACTATGAAAGCTGGAATTTCGATAGAAACAGCTCGGAAACAAGGCGTTCCTGAATATATTGCAATACAAAGCTACGAACCATTCAAATCAACGATGATTCGTCAAAATATCAGAAGTGGAAACTACTTATATTTTATGCTTCCAGGTGTTTTATTAACCGTATTACAACAGGTTTTATTATTAGGTTTAGCACTTTCATTTGCTTCTGAATTTGAGAATAGGACATTTAATGAATTGATCTCAAAATCATCCAATCCATTTACCATTTTATTTGTAAAAACCTTCCCTTATTTATTTATGTCAGTATTTATATATATGCTGTACTATTGGTTCGGAATGTTTTATGACATGAAGTTAGAAACCGAATTTTGGCCATTCTTTACATCTTCTCTTGCATTTATTTTAGCCGTTTGCTTTTTAGGATTTTTAGTCAGCATTCTCCTTCCAAGCCAACTAAAAGCAACCGAAGTTTTGATGGTTGTTGCAACACCAAGTTTCATTTTAAGTGGATTTACATGGCCTTTAAGTCAAATGCCAAAATGGATTCAAGCAATTGCAGATTGCATTCCGTTAACACATTATTTGAAAATATTCCGAATACTTTTCATCGAAAAAGGCGATCCTGCGTTAATTCAACCACATTTAAATAATCTAATTGTAATAGGAAGTATTTGCTTTGTCTTATCTTTGGCTATTCTAATCGTTAAAATAAGAAAAGCTAAACAGTCGATGAAACAAATCGAAACAGAAAAGATTTAG
- a CDS encoding ABC-F family ATP-binding cassette domain-containing protein, producing MNFLTVENLTKSYGIRTLFKDVNFHVNEGDQIAFVAKNGSGKSTLLRILAGKDSPDSGVVQVGKGVKILMFEQSDDFDNELKAEEYIFNHSNEVLDVVHQYDSMIENDPTNPALIDLMAKMDMLDAWKVEPTIKEILSKLKIDFLDQKIGKLSGGQRKRISLAKFLIDLSFETGYVLLILDEPTNHLDIEMVEWLEYFLNKENKTLILVTHDRYFLDAICTKILEMEDKTLYVHSGNYETYITNKALRIENQNATIDKAKNLYRKEIEWMRRQPKARTTKSKSRIDAFYGTEEVAKRKIVDQKVKLEMVMTRLGQKIIEMEHVSKAFGEKKILDDFSYIFARGGKIGLVGKNGVGKTTFLKMLEGIEEADSGIIERGETLNIGHFKQEGIKFNEDLRVIEFVKDIADFFPLTNGKEMRAEQFLETFLFSPEQQHTHIAKLSGGEKKRLQLLAILYRNPNFLILDEPTNDLDLPTLTVLENFLSDYQGCLLVVSHDRYFMDKVVDELMIFEGEGKISRYMGTYTEYYIENKNRPETEDIKEVKEVVPKEEIIAPKPVKNKPRKLSYKEQRELEQINKDLPLLEAKKEELTMLLSDPNLPYDKIASIGEELQNVVDEIEEKEFRWLELSEE from the coding sequence ATGAATTTTCTAACAGTTGAAAATCTTACAAAATCATACGGAATACGAACATTATTCAAAGATGTAAACTTTCACGTCAATGAAGGAGATCAAATTGCCTTTGTTGCAAAAAATGGAAGTGGTAAATCGACTTTATTACGCATTTTAGCCGGGAAAGATTCTCCTGATTCTGGAGTAGTTCAAGTAGGTAAAGGGGTTAAAATCTTAATGTTTGAACAATCAGATGATTTCGATAACGAATTAAAAGCAGAAGAATATATTTTCAACCATTCCAATGAAGTGTTGGATGTGGTGCATCAATATGATTCGATGATTGAAAACGATCCAACCAATCCCGCATTAATTGATTTAATGGCTAAAATGGACATGTTAGATGCATGGAAAGTGGAACCAACGATTAAAGAAATCTTATCCAAATTAAAAATTGACTTTTTGGATCAAAAAATTGGAAAACTTTCAGGAGGACAACGTAAACGAATTTCATTGGCTAAATTTTTAATTGATTTAAGCTTCGAAACAGGTTATGTTTTATTGATTTTAGATGAGCCTACCAACCATTTAGACATCGAAATGGTCGAATGGCTAGAATATTTCTTAAACAAAGAAAATAAAACATTAATCCTTGTTACCCACGATCGTTACTTCTTAGATGCAATTTGTACTAAGATTTTGGAAATGGAAGACAAGACATTATACGTGCATTCTGGTAATTACGAAACCTATATCACCAATAAAGCCCTTCGTATCGAAAATCAAAATGCAACCATTGATAAAGCGAAGAACCTATACCGTAAAGAAATTGAGTGGATGCGTCGTCAACCAAAAGCTAGAACGACAAAATCAAAATCAAGAATTGATGCATTTTATGGAACTGAAGAAGTTGCTAAGCGTAAGATTGTTGATCAGAAGGTTAAATTAGAGATGGTTATGACTCGTTTGGGTCAAAAAATCATCGAAATGGAACATGTCTCAAAAGCATTTGGTGAAAAGAAAATTTTAGATGATTTTTCATACATTTTTGCCCGCGGAGGTAAAATTGGTTTAGTTGGAAAGAATGGAGTTGGTAAAACAACATTCTTGAAAATGCTTGAAGGGATCGAAGAAGCTGACAGTGGAATCATCGAACGTGGAGAAACCTTAAATATTGGACACTTTAAACAAGAAGGTATAAAATTTAATGAGGATTTACGTGTCATTGAATTTGTAAAAGACATTGCTGATTTCTTCCCATTAACCAATGGGAAAGAAATGCGTGCAGAACAATTCTTGGAAACATTTTTATTCTCCCCAGAACAACAGCATACTCATATTGCAAAATTAAGCGGTGGAGAAAAAAAACGCTTACAACTGTTGGCTATTCTATACCGAAACCCAAACTTCCTTATTTTAGATGAGCCTACCAATGATTTAGACTTACCGACATTAACCGTTCTAGAAAATTTCTTAAGCGATTATCAGGGATGTTTATTGGTTGTATCTCACGACCGTTATTTTATGGACAAAGTGGTTGACGAATTAATGATCTTCGAAGGAGAAGGTAAAATTTCACGCTATATGGGTACTTATACGGAATATTATATCGAAAATAAAAATAGACCTGAAACAGAAGACATTAAAGAAGTAAAAGAAGTTGTTCCAAAAGAGGAAATTATAGCTCCCAAACCAGTTAAAAATAAACCTCGAAAGCTTTCTTATAAAGAACAGAGGGAATTGGAACAAATTAATAAAGATTTGCCTCTGTTAGAAGCGAAAAAGGAAGAACTAACAATGTTATTATCAGACCCTAATTTACCCTACGATAAAATTGCTAGTATTGGCGAAGAATTACAAAATGTTGTGGATGAAATCGAAGAAAAAGAATTCCGTTGGCTAGAATTATCAGAAGAATAG